In the genome of Motacilla alba alba isolate MOTALB_02 chromosome 15, Motacilla_alba_V1.0_pri, whole genome shotgun sequence, the window CACAGGCGAGATGTAAAGGGGCATTTATGGCCTGGGCCCCCCATCAAGCACGGGGgatccagctctcccaggcgGGAGGCAGAGGCTGCGGGCTCTCTCGCCTCTTGCTGgggccagcctggcccaggcGCCTGGGCAGACCGAGCCTGAGCGCTGCAGAGAAGCTCGGCTGAGGCGATGCTCTGCAAAGGGACCTGTGGGACACGGAGACCACTGGAGCCGGGACAAGTCAGTGCCATCTCCTGACAccctgcccccagccagccATGCAGACTATGACCCCCGGACAACTGGACAGTGCCAGCACCCCCTTTCTGAAGCCCAACACGAGGGTCTTGGGGCGGCCAACTCCACagtccccagcagcctgggacagcttCACCGTGACACCCAGAGCATCCTGTatcccaccagcccagggtCAGCAGCGCAACCCGATCCCCGGAGACGCCCGGGACCGGCTCCCCAGCGCAGATCCTGCCCCAGGGATGCAGGATTGCCCTCCGATCCCCTCACGACTCCATCCCCAGAGAcacccaaacccagctccctACAACAGAACCGGCCCCGGGCATCCAGGACTGGCTCCGGGGGCATCCCGGACCGGTgtcccgcagcccccggggATCAGGACCAGCCCCCGCgtccccggccccgctcgggcTCAGCTCCTCACGCTCTCCCGCCGCCGGCTCCCCCCGCCTCAGTCGCGCACGGGACGGACTTTGTCTTGGAAGGCGCCCAGTGCCGCGGCTGCCCGGGATGGGGGATGGCCTGGCCAGCCCGTCCCGGCCCGTCCCGTCCCGCAGCCCCGGTCCCGGCCCGGCGCTGGGGGTCCCGTCCCGCCCCGCACacctgcccggccccgctcctACCCGGCGGCCCTGCAGACGTTCCTGCCGcgggggctcagctcctgcgCGGCTCCGCTCAGCACCgacagcagcagcggcagcagcgcggccccggcccgggcgcggcggggcggccgcagCCCGCGGGCCGCCATCAGCGGCGGAGCGACGGGGCCCGGCCGCGGCCGGCACAGCCCATCCAGGGCCGGGCGCTGCCTGCCCGCCCGGCTCCGCCGCTCCCGgtgcccgcccgccccgctccccgccggtCCCCGCTGCCGCTCGGCGGGCGGAAGCCGCGCTGCGAGCGCttcgccgccgcctcccccgcgCCCCTCTCTGCAGCGGCGGGAGGGGCTCTGCCGCCAGCCAGGAAATTCCGCATTGGTTCCCCTGACGGCGGGCCAGGCTCcgggggccgccgccgccgccgccccggccccgggcagcgccgccccGACGGCCCCGAGAGGCTCCACCGGGTGGGCAGCGCCGCTGAAATCGGGGACGGTTCCCGAGGGGGAGTGGGAGGATGCCGAGTCCTGGCTTCCAGCGCAGCCCGGGGGTCCTGCAGCTCCCGGGAGTCCCGGGAGTCCTGGGAGTCCAGTGGCTCGGGGTGTGGATGGCCCGCGAAACGGCGGCACCGGGGATCGGCTGTCACGGCGGTTTGGAAGCCGCAGAGCAGCGGGAGTACCCAGCAGTCTGATGGTCCCCGGGGTCTGGGTCTCCCGGGATCCAGCAGCTCTAGGGTTCGACAGCCGTGGGTGTCCGAGAGCTCCGGGTTTTGGCTGTCCCGGGGGTCTGGCAGTCCCAGGCTCTGGCTGTATCTGGAATCCGGCAGCCCGAGATGCACAACAGCCCTGAGACCTGTCTGACCTGTGCTTCCAGTAGCTCCAGGGGTCCAACAGTCCTGGGTGCCCAAAGACCCCAGGGTCAGTCTGTCCTGGCAGTCTGACAGCCTTCAGGAGCCTGAAAGCCCCAGTATCTGCCTGACCCAGGGATCCATGCTGGAGACAGCCCCAGGATCTGGCTTCCCCAAAAGTCTGGTGGCCCCAGGAGTGTGACAGCCCCAGTGTTCAGCTGTCCTGCACATCCAGGAGGTGCCAGATGCCAGGGATCTGGCATCTCCATGTGTCTGGCAGCCTGGGTCAGCCTGTTGGGAGCCATGCAGGACCCGTGGGAGCTAAATGGTGCCTGCAGGAGTGGAGCCAAGGACCCTGCACAGCGACAGAAAGGCTTCAGAGCAGCCACTGGTTAACCCACTGTAAGAACACAACTGGGAATCAGGGGGGACACCCTGGGCACCTGCACGAATCCCACCCTTGTTGCAGGGTGGGGCAGTCAATAAACCTCCTCAGCCTgacagtgcagcagcactgaatgGGCCAGGGCTTCCTTGGCCACCATCCTGCGCCAGCTGGATTTTCAGCTTGATGGTCGCTTGCAAGACAGCTCGAGGTTCTTTGAGCTCCCAGGACACTTGATAACAGCATGGGGGAAATGTGGATGGGGACATCCTGGACATGTCCCTTAAGGTGGTGCAAATGCAGCTGGACAGCTGCATGTGTCTCCTGAATGCTGATGGcttgcacagagctggggaaggtgtACAGACAGTGCATCTCCCAAAGAGCTGCCTCTGAGCGCCACGCACCTCCGGGGATCTCCTGTGGATGGGgagcctccatccctgcaggcgTGAGCTGGGCAGCATCCTTCTGGAGAGCATCAGGGAGCACCTTGGGATCCTTGCACCAACAGAGAGCAAAGGCACTTGGTGGGTTCTCTCCATCCTCAGTACTGGCAATGCTGATGCATGTGAAGGCTTCTCTCCTGCTCAGACGGGTGACTCCCAATGCAGAGTCTCTGGTGGTCTTACCAGTGGGAACGTGACCATAAGGTagcagcccctctccccccaTCTGTTTTCCCTGGCACATTTCATGTGTTTGGCAGTAGCACCAGGGAGTAGCACCCCGTGCccatctctccctgcctccacatccctgtcccccctgccccatcctgctCACAGGTGCAGGAATGAGAAGACCATAGAGGCACAAATTGCTTCCTTGGGGTGACTCAGCCTCAGGCTGAGCTCGGCTTCCCTTTCTGCTGAGGAAAGAGGGATGGGGAGGGCCAGCTCCAAAGTTAGGCAGAAATTTGGGATGGTGGTGCCTCCCCTGCCAGTTGTGCCCACCTTGAGCTGTAGCCTCACTCAGGCTGTTTCCACAGCTTCATCCCCCTgcactgtgctgagcagctttgtgctctgctgtcccagtcACAATGAGTCAGGGCAAGATCACACTGCCTCACCTTCGCTGTGCTGGTGCTTTGTGTGAGGATATGTCAGCTTTTGTATGTTTTCTTGGCTTCCATAAACTTAACTTCTCTCTCTCTTGGCCAGCAGGCAATGCAGCTTGACTGCTCCGTTTCTACCCGTGTAACCcacggcagggcagggcagggactgggcTGCAGCCGGGGAGATAAGCTGTTCCCTCAGAAGATgctgccagctggcagaagAGGCTGGAGAAGCTGAGGATGCTGTGGGGAAGAGGCAAGGGGAGGTttcacagggctctgggctggatggtgctgccagagcctgggcacTGCAAATCCCACAGGTAGCAcccacccctccctcctctcccactgctcccagccaggctgctgtccATGCAGAGCTTGGCCCATGCTTTCCATCACACCGTTATTTGCATTCTCATTTCAGACCCTGCCAGGTGCCTGTCTCCtgtctttctgtgttttggaaaacaCCCCAGAAGAAATAAACCCCAGCACTATAATATTTCCGAGCACAAGTCTAAGTAAAATAGGCTGTTTTGTCAATGGTTCCAAAATCCCCATGGCTGCTCTGGTGGGCAGGACTGCACAGGGGGCACAGTGGGACCTACAGTATGAGGTACTTGTCACCATCCTCACTGTACCCAGGCTGTCAGGATGCTTTCTGCAAGGATATGGCTCTTTCCCCTTCCAactccccactgctgcagcagcacagggtcCTACACACACCCCGCCTTTCCatgcctcctcttcctccaggacgagcagaaaacagcagcaaaagctaAAGCTGAGCAGGGTGGGGAACGCCTGGGATATGGGAGTGTTGGCTGGGTCAGTGCACCCAGAAATAAAAGCGGCAGTTGCTATTTTCTGGCTGAGCATGGatacagctgtgccaggggacagTTGGGTGGGAGatcagggcaaggttcttcccccagagggtgctggcactgcccaggctccccagggaatgggcacggccccgaggctgccagagctccaggagcctttggccagcgctgccagggatgcccagggtgggattgttggggagtctgggcagggacaggagttggGCTTGCTGGATCCCTGGAtctggcagggccaggagctggatccttgtgagtcccttccagctgaggacATTCTGTGAAAGGttgtggggatttgggggtttcaAGGGCATTCTGTGCTGTGGATGTTCAGGAGGCAGCACCTGCAAACAGGCACACACAACACCCCTgacccaggctgcagagctgtcctgTCCTGGGAAGAGGGCTAGGAAGGGGATTATCTGCAAAAAAGAGGAGGGCTGAGAGGGGCTTCTCCTGCCCTCCTACACAGATGTCTGTGGGTCTTTGCAGAAGCTCACAGTGCTCCTGCAtcacccagccctgggtgcagctgcagcatcagcccctggggcagcGGGGCACGCTGTGCCACTGTCACAGCATCCTGCACGAGCTGGAAGGCAGCCCAGGGCCTAGAACATCTCCCATCTTCCTTTGAATTccaggagcccagctgctgcctaCACCAGTGCTGTTCTGGTCCCATGCTCCAGGCAAGGCTCCCCATTCCCCtctaggtttatttttttaatgcagaagaGTCTCAACTGGAGAAAAGGCAGGAGATGAACAGCTCTGGAAAGCCGAAACATCACCCCTTTGGTGTGGGTGGCTCACCAAGTAAAGGGGCTGACCCCGGAAAAAAGGAGACACTaccacagctccaggcagagaatcccagagctgcctgtggtcctgcagagcccagggaatgTGCCCCTAATTTGAGGTGTGAAAGCTTGCAGAATGCATGTCCCCCAAAAGCAGCTCTCTCCCATGCTGCCACCCCCTCTTCTGCAGGTATGGGGATGgcccagggctcccagctgcccccaaaCCCATCACAGGAAgctccacagcttctccagtccctgtcccaggaAGTTTGGCCTCACCTTTCCCCAAGCTCTGGCTCAGGCCAGAGCATGCAGCATTAACCCCCCTTTGAGAccacagcagtgcctgggcGCATGTGGCTGCCCAAGAACAGAGAGGGAGAGACGGGAGCAGGAACAGTTGTGATTTAATCATTTCCATTCTCTACAAATCCAGTGTACAGCAGATACGAGCTGTGGTCCAGCTCTGGGTGCTCCCACTGCCGTGGTCCATCATTAGAACCAGGGACTGCGGGCAGGGATGGTGCAGGGATGGGGCCAGCCCACTCCCTGCACCCCTCCTGCTCCACTGGATGTGTGCCTGAGGATGGACAACCCCAGGAGCTCATCCCAGTGGGCTGGGGGAGAGCCTGGACCTGCCCAGCCCTGGTCAGTGCAAAGCCAgtgagcaggcaggcagctgtctgggacaggcagcaggggctgatccTGTCCCTTCAGAGGCCTGGTGGGGGCTAAGCTCCAaccctggcagaggctggaggagcttCTGGCTGAGGCCAGCTTGTCCCCAAGTCACCCAGCCCACCTGGACCTGGGCCCATGGGCACAAGGCAATAGGATAAATCACCCTGTGCAATCCTGCCAGGGAAAAAACACCAGGACAGCGTTCATCAAGGCACAGGGCGGGATGGCAGGAGAGCCCCAGCATCTCCCCAGGGACAGCCGTGGGATGGCAGAGGGACATCCCTGGAGCAATGCCAGTGGGGGCTATCCCAGAGGCCACCGAAGGCGTGAGTGGTTCAACAGCAACAAGGACACTTGTCTCCCAGGGCAAAGGGAatgggggagctgcagcagagccgggGTGGGGTATGGTGACAGCGGTTCAGGACAAAGGTACGGGAGCCCAGGGCCGAGGCTGGGGTCAGTGGCTGAAGAGGTTTCCTGTGAGGAGACGCCTCTTGACCTCTTTCCAGAGCAGGTCCCGCTCGCGGTTGGCACGCTGCATGAAGCCCCTGTTCTCCTGGGCCCGGCGGGACAGGTAGGGCAGCACCTCGTTCACCGGCCCGTAGGGCACGTACTTGTACACGGGGAAACCAGCCTGGCCTGAGGGAGAGAGGCTGCGGCTCAGGGAAGTGCcgagagggaaaaaaatgtgcaaaaaggaaaaaaaaaaaggtaaaaaaaaagcaggaaaaaagtgaaaaaatgggaaaagggaaaagaggaggaagatacttgaaatggggaaaaagggggaCAAGGGGGGAAAGAGGCGGAAGGGAcaggaagggggagaaaaaaggggagaagAAGGGGATAAAAGGTTGAAGAAAAAGGGTGAGGATAAAAGgggcaaaataaaaatggggggaagaaaaaacagggggggaataaaaaaaggggggtgaggaaaaaaagccacctgcccttccctgcctgccctcccgTGCCCTGATGGTTGTGCAGGAGgctgtggctgggcactgggacgGGCTCCCAGCAGCGGCGGAGCCTGGGGTGGGGGCAGCGGCGCATCTCTCCCGGATCAGCACCGGCAGCTTGGGAAAGCGCCAGAGGGAGAGGGCCGAGGTCACCAGGAGCCCTGGGAATGTcggcagccggggctgggccAGCTCAAGGAGCATTCAACCAGAAACATCAAGTTAACACATTTTTCCAGCATGACTGGACGAGGCTGCAGATGGGCGGCCAAGCCCTGCTTCCAAGAGAACTCCAGGACAGAGCAGCATCTGTGCTGGACAACTGCCCAGTttgtctcctgctgctctgctggccttGGGACTCTGTTCTGGACACTGGTGTGGGTAGGGGGATCagtccctgagctgggctgggtaCCTGGACCCTTGTGTGTCCTTCTGTCCcggcccctggcagtgctgctctgctgcctgggctggtggCTGAAGACAAGTCACACAAGAGGCTGGTGCCATCCTGTTAGCAGAGAGCCCAGGACTCAGTGTTCACCTCCCATGGAGCCAAGGGACACCCCCAGGCGAGGAGGCACAGAAGAGGGTTTCTGTCTGCCAGGACCAGTCTCTGCCCCACCCTGAGACCCCAATCTCTGCTCAGACTCCAAAGTGGgaatgtccctgcccagccactACAGGCTCATGGAACCTCAGGAGAGAGAGGTGACTCTTCACTTATATCCTCATCTACATCTTCCCCAAACCCCCAGCCAGGGgtcacagccttccccagggcTAGGCACTGAGCCAGTGCTCTATGACAGccagccttccttccttccttccgccacttccttccgcccttctttccttccttcctccctccccccacagcagctgtttaGGGGTCtcagtggggctgcagcacctctgccaaGCCCCCCACTCCCATCACTCACCCAGGGGGAAGGTGATCTGGTCACAcatgcccagcagctgcccaaaGCACACCTTCTTGTCCGAGGGATGGATCCCCAGCTCCATCATCCTGCAAAGCAAGCCTCAGCACAGGGGGAGAGCAGACCCAGCAGAGCTCACCAGGGCAGTGTGTCCCACTGGGGATCATCTCCAAGCAGGACAGTGTGGCACTGACCACATCTCAGATGGATGCTGGGATGTAGAGCTTGAGTGATTTGTTTTTACGACAGCCCCTGGGTTGGTGATGGGACCACTTCTGCAGCCACGGGGCCACTGTGCTGTACCTcagctccaagccccatctgAAGCCCTGAGCACCACGTGGGAGCCAGGATCCCCCCAGGTGAGCGCAAGTGGAACCTGGCAAACCACAGCACAtctccctgcctctctgctgggcCCCGCATTCCTCAAGGCCCTGGTCCCTGCGTGCCCGGCACGCACCTGCGCAGGGTGAACTTCACGGTGTCCTCGTTGTGAGACGCCACCATCACGCTGGCTTTGCGGCTGTGCTTGATCTCCTCCAGCACGTAGTCCAGACACCTGAAAGGCAAGACGGGCCTCTGGTGAGGCCTCTTTCCGCTGGGGCAACAGGCAGCAGCGTGCCTGGGGCTGTCCCCTACCTGTGGTACATCTCGTTGGTCTTCTCATAGGTTGGGTTGATGGGATCCTCGTAGCCCATCTGAGCCgccctctccctctcctgctccatgtAGGCGCCACGCACCAGCTTGGTGCCGAAGTGCCAGCCCTCCCGGCGCGACAGCTCCACGTCCCCCGTCACGTTGTTGTAAGCCTCCTGCGACCAAGTGGAAGGGATGGCACAGGGTCATTactccagtgccaccctgacTGCCTCAGCAGCTGTGCCATTGCACTGCCATGGCTTCAGGAGGTGAGGTCTCCTGAATGGCATTCGGGAGGTGAGGTCTCCTGAACGGCATTCAGGAGGTGAGGTGTCCATCCATGCGCCCCAGCGCCCCGGGACATGCCGGCCTCACCTTCAGGTAGCACTGGTAGGTATTGTAGATGATGGGCTGGCTCCCGTTGAAGCGGCGCTGCGTCTCCACCGTGAGGCGGCTGATGGCTGGCTGGAAGTAGCTCTGCTCTGCGTCTACCATCAGCCTCACGCCCTTCTCCATGGCTCTCTGGGGGGTGAAG includes:
- the LOC119707395 gene encoding proline dehydrogenase 1, mitochondrial-like isoform X2, whose translation is MGRGGCRCPSLLPLIPGSEGSRTSAAEKEMGGAEKREKQYRVHQGSGDHHAGVAGAHTYFYADEAKCDQHMETFLRCIDASSGSSEDGFSAIKLTALARPQFLVRFSEVLVKWRRFFHQMAAEEGQAGRAVLDTKLEVEKLQEALAKLGIASKAESQQWFTGQSLGTSGTVDLLDWNSLFDSRTKLSRPLLIPNRKTGQLEPLLLRFSEEEELQMKRVLQRMDVLARRAMEKGVRLMVDAEQSYFQPAISRLTVETQRRFNGSQPIIYNTYQCYLKEAYNNVTGDVELSRREGWHFGTKLVRGAYMEQERERAAQMGYEDPINPTYEKTNEMYHRCLDYVLEEIKHSRKASVMVASHNEDTVKFTLRRMMELGIHPSDKKVCFGQLLGMCDQITFPLGQAGFPVYKYVPYGPVNEVLPYLSRRAQENRGFMQRANRERDLLWKEVKRRLLTGNLFSH
- the LOC119707395 gene encoding proline dehydrogenase 1, mitochondrial-like isoform X3, whose amino-acid sequence is MGGAEKREKQYRVHQGSGDHHAGVAGAHTYFYADEAKCDQHMETFLRCIDASSGSSEDGFSAIKLTALARPQFLVRFSEVLVKWRRFFHQMAAEEGQAGRAVLDTKLEVEKLQEALAKLGIASKAESQQWFTGQSLGTSGTVDLLDWNSLFDSRTKLSRPLLIPNRKTGQLEPLLLRFSEEEELQMKRVLQRMDVLARRAMEKGVRLMVDAEQSYFQPAISRLTVETQRRFNGSQPIIYNTYQCYLKEAYNNVTGDVELSRREGWHFGTKLVRGAYMEQERERAAQMGYEDPINPTYEKTNEMYHRCLDYVLEEIKHSRKASVMVASHNEDTVKFTLRRMMELGIHPSDKKVCFGQLLGMCDQITFPLGQAGFPVYKYVPYGPVNEVLPYLSRRAQENRGFMQRANRERDLLWKEVKRRLLTGNLFSH